One Gemmatimonas sp. DNA window includes the following coding sequences:
- a CDS encoding transposase, whose product ANVRYNKRLDRFTLRGRTKVNGQWLLFCLVHNIEKLTHAGYAA is encoded by the coding sequence TCGCGAACGTGCGGTACAACAAACGCCTGGATCGCTTCACGCTGCGCGGCCGCACGAAGGTGAACGGCCAGTGGCTGCTCTTTTGCCTGGTGCACAACATCGAAAAGCTCACCCACGCGGGGTATGCCGCGTAA